The Candidatus Zixiibacteriota bacterium genome window below encodes:
- the topA gene encoding type I DNA topoisomerase, with protein MAKNLLIVESPAKSKTLKRFLGRGFEILATIGHIKDLPKSKLGVDTDNGFSVHYETIKGKSKVLKKLKESAQKSETVYLAPDPDREGEAIAWHVAQELKGTGEIVRVTFNEITKSAVLEALKNKREIDENLVNAQQARRVLDRLVGYKVSPFLWKTIAYGLSAGRVQSVALRIICEREEAIGDFVEEEYWEIEALLADKNKVQILSRLVKIDNQKPKIENKEQANNIAADLEKAEFIVSSVTKAERKRKPSPPFITSTLQQEAARRFYFTPKKTMMIAQQLYEGVELGDEGPTGLITYMRTDSTRIAESALTAVRVFIKDTYGDAYLPKSAVRYKARKGSQDAHEAIRPTYMDHSPDKVKKLLTKEQFKIYSLIWDRFVASQMSPGVYDTTSVDIGAGKYLFNARAQALKFDGFLKLYQEAKDNGNGNGNGNGEEPLIDYIPQLHEGDRLNLVELKPSQHFTKPPARFTQATLVKILEAEGIGRPSTYATIVSTLLDRKYVESKERRLFATDLGRTVNRILVDSFPAIFSVEFTAHMEDDLDQIETGKADWVKVIREFYNPFDKRLATLSSKQQEIKESLTEKTEEICENCGSPMVIKWGRNGRFLACSGYPECKTTRPLAGETEEVVKTDEKCEKCGSPMVVKTGRFGKFLACSAYPTCKTTRPLPTGVKCPREGCGGDVVVKRSKRGKVFYGCSNYPKCDFVAWYKPVNKTCPQCQNNYMYEKVSQKRGTYLACPTCKHKVYLETEEKE; from the coding sequence ATGGCAAAGAATCTCCTGATAGTTGAGTCGCCGGCCAAGTCGAAGACGCTCAAAAGGTTTCTGGGGCGCGGTTTTGAAATTCTGGCGACCATCGGTCATATTAAAGACCTGCCGAAATCCAAACTCGGGGTAGATACCGATAACGGATTTTCTGTCCATTATGAGACGATAAAGGGCAAGAGCAAGGTCCTCAAGAAATTGAAGGAATCGGCCCAAAAGTCGGAAACGGTTTATCTGGCTCCCGACCCGGATCGGGAAGGCGAGGCGATTGCCTGGCACGTGGCGCAGGAATTGAAAGGAACGGGCGAAATAGTGCGCGTCACTTTCAATGAAATCACGAAGTCTGCGGTTCTGGAAGCGCTGAAAAACAAGCGAGAGATCGATGAAAATCTGGTCAATGCCCAGCAGGCCCGCCGGGTGCTGGATCGCCTGGTCGGCTATAAGGTCTCGCCGTTTCTCTGGAAAACGATTGCTTACGGTTTATCGGCCGGGCGAGTGCAGTCGGTGGCCCTTCGGATTATATGCGAGCGGGAAGAGGCTATCGGTGATTTTGTCGAAGAGGAATACTGGGAAATCGAGGCTCTTCTGGCGGATAAAAATAAGGTTCAGATACTCTCCCGACTGGTCAAGATAGACAATCAAAAACCTAAAATAGAAAATAAAGAGCAGGCCAATAATATCGCCGCCGATCTGGAAAAGGCGGAGTTTATTGTATCATCGGTCACCAAAGCGGAGCGCAAACGGAAACCGTCACCGCCCTTTATTACCAGCACTCTGCAACAGGAAGCGGCTCGCCGGTTCTATTTCACGCCCAAAAAAACGATGATGATCGCCCAGCAACTTTATGAAGGAGTGGAACTGGGGGACGAGGGTCCGACCGGCCTGATTACATATATGCGAACCGACTCCACCCGGATTGCCGAATCGGCTCTGACGGCCGTAAGGGTGTTTATCAAGGATACTTACGGCGATGCCTACCTGCCCAAGAGCGCTGTCAGATACAAAGCTCGCAAGGGAAGCCAGGATGCCCATGAGGCGATTCGTCCGACCTATATGGATCATTCTCCGGACAAAGTGAAAAAACTGCTGACCAAAGAGCAGTTTAAAATTTACAGCCTTATCTGGGACAGGTTTGTCGCCAGCCAGATGTCCCCGGGAGTGTATGATACGACTTCGGTGGATATCGGCGCCGGCAAATACCTTTTCAACGCGAGGGCCCAGGCTCTTAAATTCGATGGGTTCTTAAAATTATATCAGGAAGCAAAAGATAACGGTAATGGAAATGGTAATGGTAATGGCGAGGAACCTCTGATTGATTATATTCCGCAACTGCATGAAGGAGACCGACTGAATCTGGTGGAATTAAAACCATCGCAACATTTCACCAAACCCCCGGCCCGTTTCACACAGGCCACGCTGGTGAAGATACTTGAAGCCGAGGGAATCGGGCGTCCCTCGACCTATGCCACGATTGTCTCCACTTTACTTGACCGGAAATATGTCGAATCCAAAGAGCGTCGTCTTTTTGCCACGGATTTGGGAAGGACGGTCAACAGGATTCTGGTGGACAGTTTCCCGGCCATATTCAGTGTCGAGTTCACGGCGCATATGGAGGATGATCTGGATCAGATCGAAACCGGCAAGGCCGACTGGGTCAAGGTGATCCGGGAGTTTTATAATCCGTTCGATAAAAGGCTGGCAACATTATCCTCCAAGCAACAGGAAATCAAGGAATCCCTGACGGAAAAAACCGAAGAAATCTGTGAGAATTGCGGTTCTCCCATGGTGATTAAATGGGGCCGCAATGGCCGTTTTCTGGCCTGCTCCGGATACCCGGAATGTAAAACGACCCGTCCTCTGGCCGGGGAGACCGAGGAGGTTGTGAAGACCGATGAGAAATGCGAGAAATGCGGTTCTCCGATGGTCGTCAAGACCGGGCGGTTCGGCAAGTTTCTGGCCTGTTCGGCCTATCCGACCTGCAAAACAACCAGACCTCTTCCGACCGGGGTAAAATGCCCCCGGGAGGGATGCGGCGGTGATGTGGTCGTGAAGAGATCCAAGCGCGGAAAAGTCTTTTACGGATGCAGTAATTACCCGAAATGCGATTTTGTGGCCTGGTACAAGCCGGTCAATAAGACTTGTCCGCAGTGTCAGAATAATTATATGTACGAGAAGGTTTCTCAGAAGCGAGGAACCTATCTGGCCTGTCCGACCTGCAAGCATAAGGTTTATCTGGAGACCGAGGAAAAAGAATAA
- a CDS encoding tyrosine-type recombinase/integrase: protein MLKKALENYLRYLAEKRRLSPGSVETYRYHLTPWIDFLEQEYPPGSPDSKITAILLRKYLAGRRRESISLRTLAGFISALSVFQKYLAAEKKYESYLCKLGRLKYTQKIPDFLSQKEAGELFDLIGRDNYPAWRDYMMVSLFYLSGIRRAEMAGLKLSHIDFSRRIMNVLGKGNKERMVPYGTSLAVDLEHYLAVRESFISGKDNHHGHLFLNYLGGPLTVRSIDRIVGKYCARLGKRVTPHMLRHSFATHMLENGADILAIKELLGHSSLATTQKYTHVTTEQLKTVYRKAHPRA from the coding sequence ATGCTCAAAAAGGCCCTTGAAAACTATTTAAGATATCTGGCTGAAAAACGTCGTCTTTCTCCGGGTTCGGTTGAAACCTATCGTTACCATCTTACCCCCTGGATTGATTTTCTTGAACAGGAATATCCCCCCGGTTCACCGGATTCCAAAATAACCGCTATTCTTTTAAGGAAATACCTGGCCGGAAGACGCCGGGAATCGATCTCGCTTCGGACGCTGGCCGGTTTTATTTCGGCCCTGTCCGTTTTCCAGAAGTACCTGGCCGCCGAAAAAAAATATGAGAGTTATCTCTGTAAACTTGGCCGGCTTAAATACACCCAGAAAATCCCGGATTTTTTATCCCAGAAGGAGGCCGGAGAGCTTTTTGATCTTATCGGCCGCGATAATTATCCGGCCTGGCGTGATTATATGATGGTGTCGCTGTTTTACCTGTCCGGGATAAGACGGGCCGAGATGGCAGGCCTGAAACTGAGCCATATTGATTTTTCCAGAAGAATTATGAATGTTCTGGGCAAGGGCAATAAAGAGCGGATGGTTCCATACGGAACCTCACTGGCCGTGGATTTGGAACACTACCTGGCCGTTCGAGAGAGTTTTATTTCCGGAAAGGATAACCATCACGGTCATCTTTTTTTGAATTACCTGGGTGGACCCCTGACGGTTCGATCGATCGACCGGATAGTCGGGAAATATTGCGCCCGGTTGGGGAAGCGAGTTACGCCGCATATGCTTCGTCACAGTTTCGCGACCCATATGCTGGAAAACGGGGCCGATATTCTGGCCATAAAGGAACTTTTAGGTCACAGTTCTCTGGCTACCACCCAGAAATATACGCATGTCACCACCGAGCAATTGAAGACGGTATACCGTAAGGCTCATCCGCGAGCCTGA
- the hslV gene encoding ATP-dependent protease subunit HslV: MMRMHATTILCLRYKGVVAIGGDGQVTFGDTVMKSKAIKIRKIYGDTILTGFAGAAADAMALFERFEAKIEEFAGNLPRAAVELAKEWRTDKYLQKLEALLAVADKKNSLLISGTGEVVEPDDGILAIGSGGPYALAAARAIIALNPKMSAEEIVRKALEITAEICIYTNEHITVDTIK, translated from the coding sequence ATTATGAGAATGCATGCAACGACAATATTATGTTTAAGGTACAAAGGGGTCGTGGCCATCGGCGGCGACGGGCAGGTTACTTTCGGTGATACGGTCATGAAATCGAAGGCGATCAAAATCCGGAAGATTTACGGAGATACCATTCTAACCGGGTTTGCCGGGGCGGCGGCAGATGCCATGGCGCTGTTCGAGCGATTCGAGGCCAAAATCGAGGAATTTGCCGGGAATCTGCCACGGGCGGCGGTCGAACTGGCCAAAGAGTGGCGGACCGATAAGTACCTTCAAAAACTGGAAGCTCTTCTGGCCGTGGCCGATAAGAAAAATTCATTGCTCATATCGGGCACCGGCGAGGTGGTCGAACCAGACGACGGTATTCTGGCTATCGGTTCCGGTGGACCGTATGCTCTGGCCGCGGCCAGGGCGATCATAGCACTTAATCCGAAAATGTCGGCCGAGGAGATCGTCCGCAAGGCTCTTGAAATAACCGCCGAAATCTGCATTTACACCAATGAACATATCACCGTGGATACCATAAAATGA
- the hslU gene encoding ATP-dependent protease ATPase subunit HslU codes for MINKEILTPREIVEHLDKYIIGQDKAKKSVAIALRNRWRRREVTGEIGREILPNNILMIGPTGVGKTEIARRLADMAGAPFMKVEASKFTEVGYVGRDVESMVRDLVDLAVNMVKQKRSEEVAQKARENTNEKILDLLLPPNRKSLPVPGQEVKAEEPKIQDSGTREKFRQKLAEGKLEERIIELDAPQDRFPVVEIFSPMGMEELGINFQEMFSGLMPKKTKRRKMTVAEARKFIYSEELSKLVNMDDVITDALELAQEAGIIFIDEIDKIAGEKSKVGPDVSREGVQRDILPIVEGSAVMTKYGMVITDHILFIAAGAFHSSKPSDLIPELQGRFPIRVELESLTSEDFVRILSEPKNALVKQYIALMEADGVQLVFESKALNRIAEIAEQVNTETENIGARRLHTVMSTLLEDIMFDAPGKSKRIKITAALVDKRLKEIIQSEDLSRYIL; via the coding sequence ATGATCAATAAAGAAATTCTGACTCCCCGCGAAATTGTCGAACATCTCGACAAATATATCATCGGCCAGGATAAGGCCAAGAAATCGGTCGCCATTGCCCTTCGCAATCGCTGGCGCCGCCGCGAGGTGACCGGCGAAATCGGGCGGGAAATTCTGCCCAATAATATTCTTATGATTGGTCCGACGGGGGTCGGAAAAACCGAAATCGCCCGGCGTCTGGCCGATATGGCCGGGGCGCCGTTTATGAAGGTCGAGGCCTCGAAGTTTACCGAAGTCGGCTATGTCGGGCGGGATGTCGAGTCGATGGTCCGCGATCTGGTTGATCTGGCCGTTAATATGGTCAAGCAGAAAAGGTCCGAGGAAGTGGCCCAGAAAGCCCGTGAAAATACTAATGAAAAGATACTTGATCTGCTGTTACCGCCGAATCGAAAATCTCTGCCTGTGCCGGGGCAGGAAGTAAAGGCCGAGGAACCGAAAATCCAGGATAGCGGGACTCGGGAGAAATTCCGGCAGAAACTGGCGGAGGGCAAGCTTGAGGAGCGGATTATCGAACTGGATGCTCCGCAGGATCGTTTTCCGGTGGTGGAGATTTTTTCCCCGATGGGCATGGAGGAACTGGGGATTAATTTCCAGGAAATGTTTTCCGGGTTGATGCCCAAGAAAACCAAGCGGCGGAAAATGACGGTGGCCGAGGCGAGGAAATTTATCTATTCCGAGGAGCTTTCCAAGCTGGTTAATATGGATGATGTCATCACCGATGCTCTTGAGCTGGCTCAGGAGGCCGGGATTATCTTTATCGATGAGATCGATAAAATCGCGGGGGAGAAATCCAAGGTCGGTCCCGATGTCTCCAGAGAGGGTGTTCAGCGGGATATTCTGCCGATTGTCGAGGGATCGGCGGTGATGACCAAATACGGGATGGTGATTACCGATCATATTCTTTTCATTGCGGCCGGGGCTTTCCATTCCTCGAAACCGTCCGACCTGATTCCCGAATTGCAGGGCCGGTTTCCGATTCGGGTGGAACTGGAATCGTTGACCTCGGAGGATTTCGTGAGGATTCTTTCCGAGCCCAAAAACGCCCTGGTGAAGCAGTATATCGCCCTGATGGAGGCTGATGGGGTTCAATTGGTGTTTGAAAGCAAGGCGCTTAATCGTATTGCCGAGATTGCCGAGCAGGTCAATACGGAGACCGAAAACATCGGGGCCCGCCGGCTTCATACGGTCATGTCGACTCTTCTTGAGGACATCATGTTCGATGCTCCCGGGAAAAGCAAACGGATCAAAATCACCGCGGCTCTGGTGGATAAACGTCTGAAGGAAATTATCCAGAGTGAGGATTTGAGCCGGTATATTTTGTAG
- a CDS encoding PilZ domain-containing protein, translated as MNDRRKHERARPGIRINVFNLDTRQPFGNLVDISTEGIMLIGDKNITATGPVHLRLELPVSINGVTELTFEACNLWSRKDDDSYYYRAGFQLKNVSDDIRKIIEMLINSPEFLNLANYISR; from the coding sequence ATGAATGATCGCAGAAAACATGAGCGGGCCCGTCCGGGTATCAGAATTAATGTCTTCAATCTGGACACCCGACAGCCATTCGGGAACCTGGTAGATATCTCGACCGAAGGCATTATGTTAATCGGGGATAAAAATATCACCGCTACCGGGCCGGTTCACCTCAGGCTGGAATTACCCGTGAGTATTAACGGCGTCACGGAATTAACCTTCGAGGCCTGCAATCTGTGGAGTCGCAAGGATGACGACTCCTATTATTACCGGGCCGGATTCCAGTTGAAAAACGTCTCCGATGACATCAGAAAGATTATTGAAATGCTTATCAACAGCCCGGAATTTTTGAATCTGGCCAATTATATTTCGCGCTGA
- a CDS encoding EF-hand domain-containing protein: protein MISEVQSNMSMSSDMMLQMREEMFAKIDLNGDGQLDQDEIQQMMNQRPAPSEHALNAEEFLAQVDTDGDGVISKEEFEAMEPPKPPTYNLADIMGEGNSQESIESRMTGSLLDILS from the coding sequence ATGATTAGCGAAGTCCAGAGCAACATGAGTATGTCGTCGGACATGATGTTGCAGATGCGCGAAGAAATGTTCGCGAAAATCGATCTGAACGGCGACGGTCAACTGGATCAGGATGAAATCCAGCAAATGATGAATCAGAGACCGGCGCCTTCGGAGCACGCGCTGAACGCCGAGGAATTCCTGGCGCAAGTGGATACGGATGGCGACGGCGTGATCAGCAAAGAGGAATTCGAGGCGATGGAGCCACCCAAGCCGCCGACCTACAATCTGGCTGATATTATGGGTGAAGGAAACTCCCAGGAATCGATAGAGTCCCGGATGACGGGCAGCCTGCTGGATATTCTAAGCTGA
- a CDS encoding winged helix-turn-helix domain-containing protein, with translation MDQLYTGFKLQSPIRYGVLVVRTHDQGILADRTCFTASGFTILEEIGPGDFKRVVKDIRPDIVLIIGELKTYHDVAICREICGGFNGLVVAVAVNDATQFESVILENGADDFISGRFSIDSLLARMKALIRRTQSPASQTGNGHNGNGLIRIGDLEINGTGRMASLDNREIPLTTAEFDLLWLLASRPNQIVSRDELYRELMRIEYDGLDRCVDLRVCRLRKKLGDCGKKPRMIKSVRSEGYVLVGEQLK, from the coding sequence ATGGATCAATTATATACCGGTTTTAAACTGCAGTCACCGATCAGATATGGGGTGCTGGTGGTCCGAACCCACGATCAGGGGATCCTGGCCGACCGAACCTGTTTTACCGCATCCGGTTTCACGATCCTTGAAGAAATCGGCCCGGGGGATTTCAAGCGGGTTGTCAAGGATATCCGGCCCGATATCGTTCTTATAATCGGTGAGCTGAAAACTTATCATGATGTCGCCATATGTCGGGAGATTTGCGGCGGTTTCAATGGATTAGTGGTGGCTGTGGCGGTCAACGACGCCACCCAATTCGAATCTGTTATCCTTGAAAACGGCGCCGATGATTTTATAAGCGGTCGGTTTTCAATCGATAGTCTTCTGGCCCGTATGAAAGCCCTTATTCGCCGGACCCAGAGCCCAGCCAGTCAGACCGGAAATGGTCATAATGGCAACGGCCTCATCAGGATCGGAGATCTGGAGATTAATGGTACAGGTCGAATGGCCAGCCTTGATAATCGTGAAATCCCGCTGACGACGGCAGAATTCGACCTGCTATGGCTTTTGGCCAGCCGCCCGAATCAAATTGTTTCCCGGGATGAGTTATATCGGGAACTTATGCGGATTGAGTATGATGGTCTTGACCGATGTGTCGATCTGAGGGTTTGCCGCCTGAGAAAAAAACTGGGCGATTGCGGTAAAAAACCGCGAATGATCAAATCCGTTCGAAGCGAAGGCTATGTTTTGGTAGGTGAGCAGCTTAAGTGA
- the argF gene encoding ornithine carbamoyltransferase: MPRSFTEITDLTAGEIHEVFELCRKMKSGEITPRPLAGKSVACIFTKPSLRTRISFEVGINELGGNALYVTDNEIQIGKRESVHDVAKVLSRFVGLIMIRTFAHTDVTGLAKYATVPIVNGLTDLVHPCQIMGDYFTLLEHRRKDRFAIAYLGDGNNIANSWLNLASRIPLDLRIGTAQETPPNKALLERARANKESRITITEDPKEAVKDADVIYTDVWASMGQKDLLEEKQRLLRKFQVNAALLAGASSDVLVMHCLPAERGREITDEVMDGSHSVVFDEAENRLHIQKAIMTFLLEH, from the coding sequence ATGCCCAGATCATTTACCGAGATCACCGATTTGACCGCCGGTGAAATTCATGAGGTTTTCGAGTTATGCCGGAAGATGAAATCCGGCGAGATAACGCCCCGGCCGCTGGCCGGGAAATCAGTCGCCTGTATCTTCACTAAACCGTCCCTGCGAACCCGGATATCTTTTGAGGTGGGAATTAACGAGTTGGGGGGGAATGCCCTCTACGTTACCGATAATGAGATCCAGATCGGCAAGCGCGAATCGGTTCATGATGTGGCCAAAGTTCTTTCTCGATTCGTGGGATTGATCATGATTAGGACCTTCGCCCATACCGATGTGACCGGACTGGCCAAATATGCCACGGTTCCGATTGTCAACGGGTTAACCGACCTGGTCCATCCCTGCCAGATCATGGGGGACTATTTTACGCTTCTTGAACACCGCCGCAAAGACCGTTTTGCCATCGCCTATCTTGGTGACGGCAACAATATTGCCAACAGCTGGCTTAACCTGGCCAGCCGGATTCCCCTTGATCTTCGGATCGGAACGGCCCAAGAAACGCCGCCGAATAAAGCCCTTTTGGAACGAGCTCGGGCCAACAAGGAGAGCCGGATTACAATAACCGAGGATCCTAAAGAAGCCGTCAAGGATGCCGATGTTATCTATACGGATGTCTGGGCCTCAATGGGCCAGAAAGACTTATTAGAGGAGAAGCAAAGGTTATTACGTAAATTCCAGGTAAATGCGGCGCTATTGGCCGGAGCCAGCTCCGATGTGTTGGTTATGCACTGCCTGCCGGCTGAGCGGGGGAGGGAAATTACCGACGAGGTTATGGATGGTTCTCACTCGGTCGTCTTCGACGAGGCGGAAAACCGACTGCACATCCAGAAAGCAATCATGACCTTCCTGCTCGAGCATTAG
- a CDS encoding PaaI family thioesterase → MIDSFLKISKLKYMKEIAKYSGCFICGEKNSIGLKSRFYFTGEKAITDVVAEKQYEGYLGIYHGGITAALLDEVMIKALLAREIYALTVELTVRFQKAIRIGQKLHFEGYLELQKGRLFETRGKVMVESGDVVASASGKYLRVDGDMRMELMESLEP, encoded by the coding sequence TTGATTGACAGTTTTCTGAAAATCAGTAAATTAAAATATATGAAGGAAATAGCCAAATATTCAGGATGTTTTATTTGCGGTGAAAAAAATTCTATCGGTCTGAAATCTCGCTTTTATTTTACCGGAGAAAAGGCGATCACCGATGTCGTTGCGGAGAAGCAGTATGAAGGTTATCTGGGTATTTATCACGGCGGGATAACCGCGGCATTGCTCGATGAGGTCATGATTAAAGCCTTGCTGGCCCGTGAAATATATGCCTTGACGGTCGAATTGACGGTTCGTTTTCAAAAGGCTATTCGGATCGGCCAGAAGTTACATTTCGAAGGATACCTGGAATTACAGAAGGGTCGTCTGTTCGAAACCCGGGGGAAAGTTATGGTTGAGTCGGGAGACGTGGTCGCTTCGGCCAGCGGTAAATATCTCCGGGTCGATGGGGATATGCGCATGGAATTGATGGAATCTCTGGAACCGTGA
- a CDS encoding M20/M25/M40 family metallo-hydrolase, translating into MGPARIFNGILLVFCLFSAAYSADLYLLDIDSYRELGTARRFVDHARGRIGSGFVVDLDKTTAGDMAAEGLKISLLAEDIDFNGVYYISRIHPEPSQTVLAFEPLVSADGRHLVELAPAEAGILKKDRYTVIPVSGLETPLFYNPPVVMAEYEDYYPLDTLADRVSQDSLYSYDTRLEAFQTRYITTDSILAARDWLISKFQEFGYTEVSTDVFYYTSGTTSYGCYNVLCYKQGSAEPDKLIVIGGHYDSINHDSPPTIYAPGADDNASGTAVVLEIARILKDVDTRKSYLFAAFTAEEVGLFGSQHVASNLYDENADVECMLNFDMVAYSEDAVNDVTFFSGSDPVYANVLAEAAGRVTTLLPYYGGAAGNSDHASFDDYGYLVAYTQEGDFNYDGWHTNLDISSRLDFPYFEEIVRMTAAAVGHIDVAASPTPIDEIRDIGDGQSLRLIWDNCDNTYSYKMLFGTQSGVYSDTVDLITPPCSYDLNGLETGVEYYFAVMGINPDGIGPLYLIENSGASYIEPRKPTGISAEPGYRNISLSWNPNMELDLSHYRLLRRPSGGTWAVLQDDLTETEFEDSNAGGHIVYEYLVQAIDNDFNLSDSSNIVSAMAATFDYPLLLVDETGSTGWLSPSESAQAAFYDSIFTGLDYDKVSVGTTPDRIDRITVGQYGSIFWVDDDQTVQVLSSSVDTLNWYLGYNNDLFAAGWQTIYYMATPAAMSPGGFLYDNFGISDLDMNLDFDFIGAEGQNGWPSVQTRTDNAIGGLFPNIPVFGVNPGAEVIYTFDSETDDPAFEGLPAGVAYDTPQGKRVALAFPLYHLTEAGAQALIARAAEYFGLQDYYLYGDVNHSGNINIMDVAYLISYLYRGGPAPVVLNQGDPDGNCETNILDGVYIINYLYRKGPEPQAGCIE; encoded by the coding sequence ATGGGTCCAGCCAGGATTTTTAACGGAATATTGTTGGTTTTTTGTCTGTTTTCAGCGGCCTATTCCGCGGATTTATATCTGCTGGATATTGATAGTTACCGTGAACTTGGTACGGCCCGGAGATTTGTCGATCACGCCCGGGGCCGGATCGGGTCCGGATTTGTTGTCGATCTTGATAAAACCACTGCGGGAGATATGGCGGCTGAGGGATTAAAGATCAGTCTGCTGGCAGAGGATATCGATTTCAATGGAGTTTATTATATCAGCCGGATTCACCCGGAACCATCCCAGACCGTTCTGGCTTTTGAACCTCTGGTTTCCGCCGATGGGCGGCATCTGGTGGAACTGGCTCCGGCCGAGGCAGGGATTTTGAAAAAAGACCGTTATACGGTCATTCCCGTATCGGGCCTGGAAACGCCCCTGTTTTATAACCCGCCGGTGGTCATGGCCGAATATGAGGATTATTATCCGCTGGATACGCTGGCCGATCGGGTCAGTCAGGATTCGCTGTACAGCTACGATACGCGTCTGGAGGCTTTTCAGACCAGATATATAACGACCGATTCCATTCTCGCCGCCCGGGATTGGCTGATCAGTAAATTTCAGGAATTCGGCTATACCGAGGTGAGTACCGATGTTTTTTATTATACCAGCGGGACGACATCATATGGTTGTTATAATGTCCTGTGTTATAAGCAGGGATCGGCGGAACCGGATAAACTGATAGTCATCGGAGGTCATTATGATTCTATCAATCACGATTCCCCGCCCACGATTTATGCCCCCGGGGCCGATGACAACGCCAGCGGAACGGCTGTGGTCCTTGAGATAGCCCGGATTCTTAAAGATGTGGACACCCGGAAATCATATCTTTTTGCGGCCTTCACGGCCGAGGAAGTGGGTTTGTTCGGTTCGCAACATGTGGCCTCGAATCTCTATGATGAGAATGCCGATGTCGAGTGTATGCTCAATTTCGATATGGTGGCATACAGCGAGGATGCCGTCAACGATGTTACTTTTTTCAGCGGCAGTGATCCGGTCTATGCCAATGTTTTGGCCGAAGCCGCCGGAAGGGTGACGACATTGTTGCCGTATTATGGTGGTGCGGCCGGCAATTCCGATCATGCTTCGTTCGATGATTATGGTTATCTGGTGGCCTATACCCAGGAGGGTGATTTCAATTATGACGGCTGGCATACCAATCTGGATATCAGCAGTCGGCTTGATTTCCCGTACTTCGAGGAGATCGTCCGGATGACGGCCGCGGCGGTGGGACATATCGATGTGGCCGCCAGTCCGACGCCGATCGATGAGATCCGGGATATCGGTGACGGGCAGTCTCTGCGTCTGATCTGGGACAATTGCGACAATACGTATTCGTATAAAATGCTCTTTGGGACCCAGTCGGGGGTCTATTCGGATACGGTGGATCTTATTACTCCGCCCTGCTCCTATGATTTAAACGGGCTGGAAACGGGAGTAGAATATTACTTTGCGGTTATGGGTATCAACCCGGATGGGATCGGTCCGCTTTATTTGATTGAGAACAGCGGGGCTTCATATATCGAGCCGCGGAAACCGACCGGCATAAGTGCGGAACCGGGGTATCGCAATATCAGTCTGAGCTGGAATCCCAATATGGAACTGGACTTAAGCCATTACCGTCTATTGCGCCGTCCTTCCGGAGGAACCTGGGCGGTTTTACAGGACGACCTGACGGAGACGGAATTCGAAGACAGTAATGCCGGCGGGCATATTGTCTATGAGTACCTGGTCCAGGCGATTGATAATGATTTCAATCTTTCCGACAGTTCGAATATTGTCAGCGCCATGGCGGCCACTTTTGACTACCCGCTGTTACTGGTCGATGAAACCGGATCGACGGGCTGGCTCAGTCCCTCCGAAAGCGCCCAAGCGGCCTTCTATGACAGTATTTTCACCGGTCTCGATTACGATAAGGTCAGCGTTGGAACGACGCCGGATCGTATCGACAGAATTACAGTCGGGCAATATGGTTCGATTTTCTGGGTCGATGATGATCAGACGGTGCAGGTTTTATCCAGTTCGGTGGATACTCTGAATTGGTATCTGGGGTACAATAACGATCTTTTTGCGGCAGGCTGGCAGACGATATATTATATGGCAACACCAGCCGCAATGTCGCCGGGCGGATTTTTATATGATAATTTCGGGATATCCGATCTGGATATGAACCTTGATTTCGATTTTATCGGGGCTGAGGGACAGAACGGCTGGCCGAGTGTTCAGACCCGGACGGATAATGCTATCGGCGGTCTGTTTCCCAATATTCCTGTTTTTGGTGTTAACCCGGGAGCCGAGGTAATATATACTTTTGATTCCGAAACCGATGATCCCGCGTTTGAAGGCCTTCCGGCCGGAGTGGCCTATGATACGCCGCAGGGCAAAAGAGTGGCGCTGGCTTTTCCGCTGTATCATCTGACCGAAGCGGGAGCCCAGGCTCTGATTGCCAGAGCGGCCGAGTATTTCGGCCTTCAGGATTATTACCTGTATGGCGATGTCAATCACAGCGGGAATATCAATATTATGGACGTTGCCTACCTGATCAGCTATTTGTACCGGGGCGGTCCAGCTCCGGTTGTTCTCAATCAGGGTGATCCCGACGGCAATTGTGAGACAAATATTCTTGACGGTGTGTATATAATCAACTATCTGTATAGAAAAGGACCGGAACCTCAGGCAGGATGTATTGAATAA